In the genome of Larimichthys crocea isolate SSNF unplaced genomic scaffold, L_crocea_2.0 scaffold737, whole genome shotgun sequence, the window GTGGGTGCCGGTTGGCTGGCGGGAAGTGTCGGACCTGGCAATTCTGCACCAGCAGCTGGTTTGTGTAGCCCCGCCCACAGGAAAAGTACACCTCACGATGAGCATAAACGGTTTGACGTCGTGACGTCCTTGTCTCTGCCGCGCAGCATCGAAGAGGTCTCAACCGCTGTCGGCAGCGTGTCGTCGTTACGTGGGTCCCGACCTCTGAAGAGAGTGAAGAAAGAGCGGAAGGCTCTGTCATCACAGTGGGGTCGTCCAGGACGACGAGCCCACTCACCGAGCCCCAAAGAACCCTGAAAGGCGCGGCGCTTGAGGAGGAATACGAGAGACCCAGCAACACCTGCAGCTCGCATCAGTACGactgcaccacctgcagctgcagacaggtACGACTGCACTTCGTCTCGGCAGCTCCAGAGGTACGACTACCACCCCTGGCAGCCTCGCACAGTTCGAACTGCCACCTGTCTGGCAGCTCAGAGGTAGACTTACACCACCCTGCAGCCTCGCCGCAGTAACGCACCTGGTCCACTGCTCTTGCCAGCTCGCGCAGGTACGACTGCACCCCCCTGCAGCTCGCAAGGTACGACTACActgtctgcagctcagaggTACGACTTACACCACCTGCAGCTCGCACAGGTAGACTGCACCTGTCTGCAGCTCGCGAGGTACGACTGTCACCACCTGCAGCTCGCAACAGGACGACCTCACCACCTGCAGACTAGCACAGGTACGACTTGCACTGTCTGCAGTCGCCAAGGTACGAACTGGCACCTGCTGCAGCTCGCACATGGTACGGACTGCACCTGTCTGCCAGGCTGCACAGTCACGACTGCACCCACCTGCTGCTCGCCCACACGGTACGATCGCACCTGTCTGCTGCTCGCAACATGGTACGGCGCACCCTTTGAAATAGAAACAgttgcatgttttaaatgtacGGTGTTGATCGTGTTTCAGGTTCTGAAGTGGAAGATGTGAATAAGGGGCGGTGTTTAGCCAGGTGGtggagcagccgccccgtgtggTGAAGCCCGATTCTAGCGGGTAATACAATAACTGAGGACTTCTTTAAGGCGTAAAAAGCTTCTTCCCTTGTCTCTGAGTTCATTAATGGCCAGATTAAAATTCTGTAGAGCGAATTTGAGTCCTAAATATGTGTAGTTAGGTGTGAGTTCATGTCAGCGAGCCCAGCAAGAACTTTTGGTTTGGGTTTCCCTGACATCTGGGTCGTTCTGGAGACCATGATCCTCGGCTTCTCTAGGTTACTGTCAGGGCCCAGGTCTCACAGAAGTCTGCAGATGATCTAGTTGCTTTTGTATGCCTCTTTAGATGGAGCTAACGTATCAGATCATCTGCAAAGAGTAGGCATTTAAATCTGTGTCAGAGAGAGCGAGGCCAGGGATATTCAACTGTTCAAGTGATTTAGCAAATTCATCAATCTGAATGTTTAACAGGGTGGGGCTGAGACGCAGCCCTGTTTCACCCCTCTGCTGGGGGAAGAAATTCTGTTTCCATGTTGTTGATCTTCACAGCACATCCAATATTtatgtacatgtttttttaattatgttcaTAGATTCTCCCCCTATACCTTTTTCAATAAACTTTAGGAACAGACCACGTGCCAGATTGAGTCGAAGGCTTTTTTGAAGTctacaaaacaagagaaaaaatgtgtttcttgttttgagAACATTGTGTTAATGAAGAGTGTGAAGGGTGTAGATGTGGTCAGCAGTTCGTGTCGTGGTGTGAAATCCAATTTTTGACTCTTGCTCAGAAAGTTCTGTTCGCTGAGGAAGTCTTGCAGTCGGCTGTTTTAGGATGCTGCGAATACCTTCCCCCAGGTTGCTGCTGACACATAGCCTCTGTAATTGTTTGGGTCAAatagtatttccatttttaaagattGGCGTTAGGATTCCTTTGCTCCAGATGTCAGGCAAATACCCAGGTTGAGGACAAGGTTGAATAGTTTCAAAATGGCAATGTTGAATTTCTGCTGTTAAATTcagcatttcattcaaaatgccATCGGGACCACTGGCCTTCCTTGGTTGTAGGGCCTGGATGTGAGTTAGTAGCTCCTTTTCAGTAATTTGGTAACTAAAGGGTTCGGGTTGTCTTTAACGACTGATTCCAAGAGTTTATAATTTGTTCAGGAGTTTCATTTTGGGCCGGATTCAGTGTAATAGTATTAACAGGTTTTCAAAGTGGTTGTTTCCAAATTTCACCATTTTGAATAGCCAATTCTTCTTTGTGCGGTTTGCTGATTGTTTGCCATTTTTCCAGAAATCATTTGAGTCAATGGACTCTTCCGATTTCGTTCATTGGTGCTGTGCATGCTGCATCCTTTAGTTCTGAGTGTTCCTGCTGTATATTTTCACAATGTTTCCCAATATCGGATGCGGAGCTCGGGGTTGTCAGTTGGTCTGTGTTGTTGATTTGAAAATTTCTGAGTGTTTTCTCAGACGTCTGCAGTCTGTATCAAACCAACTTTTCACTGGctgatttctttgatttgtgCGATGTTGATACTGTTTCAAGATTGGAGAACTCGGCTGCATGTCAAAAATGTCGTTGATATCCCGCACAGCTTGATTCAGGACCATCTTCACTGTGGGAATATGAATTGGAGATAAATGGtctaattgaattgaattgtttGATGTGTGATTGCTTTCTGGGTATGctctttgctgtgtttgtccATCTATAAGGTTGTTTTGTATAGTTCAGTTTACTGGGCCCGCTGCGTGAGGGTCTGTTAACTGTCTTTCTAATGTAACAGCGTCATGTTACTGGGTCAGAAAGGTGTGAGGGGGCTGACTGTACATGCGCTCCAGATAGAAGGGGTCTAGTCTGTTATGTTGTGGTCTACTGTGGCTGATTGCCAAGAGGAGAGCTGGTGTGTTACAACCAAAGGAGTCCCCTCGAAGTCGACCGTTGACTATGTACCGACCCAGTGTTTCGACGAGCTGCAGGAGCTGGTCCCGCTTTTGTTGACAGTTTTGGTCAAAGTGGTTTCTTTGCGGATGTGAAGGATATGGAAGGGAGAGGAATGCTGGTTTGGCCAGTAGATGTCTGTCCCATGGGATTAATAGAATCTGGTTCAAACCTTTCTGGCATTAAGGTCTCCACAGATCAGTATGCTCCCCGGGCCTGGTAGTGACTGATTTCATCTTCAAGatggagaaaacattttcattaataaGGGATTCTGATGGGGGGATATACTGCACACATGAATATCTTATCTGTGGCAaacaatttctcttttttatttgagcCAAATTGAAATTCACCTTTTTGATCAATTCGATGAGTGTGTCACAGGTGGCTTTGTACCAAATCACAATTCCACCTGAATCGATCCTGCCCTGTCTTATTCCTTTCAGTTTGGTGGATGGGAACACCAACTCTCTTGGAGCCTGCGGGACAACCAGTGGAAGTGTCTCCTCCACCAAGTTTCctgcaaaataaataatctgcatCTCCTAACTCTGGGTAAAATCTGGGGTCTGCTCTTAAGGGCCAAAAGCAAGGACCTCAGACCCGGGATGTTCCAACATGagataataaatgatttagattcattcagtttgaaattcaaaatgttGCATTCAGTGTTAAACCTGAACTTGACCTATCAGGTGGGAAGCAGAGCAGGCTGAGCATGTGTTGGATGTCTCTCAGCTGGCTGTGTGGCGGTGGGTAGGGTGGGTTAGAGGTTTGAGTGGTAAGGGGGGGGTCTGCTGCTCTCCTCACCACCTGAGCATAGCTCAGTGGGACGGGGTGTGGCTCCTGGTTATGGCGCTGGGGTGGGCTCTTGGGGGCAGGAGGGGCTCTGGTCGGGTGTGAGGGGGTTCAGTAGCTGTTTGGGTGGGGTCTTCGTGGAGGGGGATGAGGAAGGTCAGGTCTCCGTGGTGGTGGTCTGGGTAGCGGTCTTGGGGGGCTGCGGGCCAACCTGCTCCTCGCAGGGGTGGATTGGTCTCGGTTGAGAGCGACGTTCTTCAGTGTCTGGGCGAAGATGGGGACGGTATTTTTAAAGATGGACATGGTCTAGAGGCAGTTGATGTCCAGGGTGGGGGATGGGCCAGGTGGACGTTGGGCTTCAAGACGCAGTCTCTGGAGACGCTGCTGTTAACCTGTGGGATGGGTGTCTGGGTGGAAGTCTTCCTGGGCAGCAGTGTTGATATACTATCTACTGTTGGGGAAGGTGTTGGAGGCTTTTTCTATCATTCGCCTGAGTGGCTCCGATACTCTTTCCTGCTGCGTTCTCAGCTCGTTGGTGCGGTGTGGATGATGATGTGGCTGGAGAACCCAGACGCTCCTCGTAGCAGCTCCATGGCATGTTGGCTGTTTTGGACACAAGAGTTTGGGCCACTTTGTGGGTGGGacagtttcttttcatttaagaACTTTCCATTGGAGTCAATGAGGATGACGATGTCCTGGTTGCTGTGCCAGTCTGGGTGGACGAGGGTGGGGTCAATCAGTGGGCTGGGGAGGGGTGTGGCTGTGGTGTTGGTTTGGTGAGGAGGGGAGCTGCTGGGTGGTGTAGCTTCTTGGTTCTGGGGTCTCTGGGTTGGTGGAGCCTCTTGTTCTGGTGTCTCTGGGTTGGTGGAGCTCTTGGTTCGGTGGATCTGGTGGGTGGAGCCTCTTGGTCCTGTTGTCTCTGGGTTGGTGAAGCCTCCTCGGTTCTGGTGGATCTGGGTTGGTGGAGCTCTGGTCCCGGGTCTCTGGTTGGTGAGGCTCTGTTCTGGTGGATCTGGGTTGGGTGGAGCCTCTTGGTGCTGGGTCTCTGGGTTGGGGGAGCCCTCTGGGCCTGGTGTCCTGGGTTGGGGAGCTCTTGGTTCGGGTGGATCTGGGTTGGTGGAGCTCTTGGTCCTGGTGGTCTCGGTTGGTGGAGCTCTTGGTTCTGGTGGATCTGGGTGGGTGGAGCCTCTTGTCTGGTGCTCTGTGTGTGCCCCAGGATCCTGGTTTGTTCTAGGTGTGAATCCAGAGTTTGTCTTGTCAGGCCTGGCTGACTCTGTCTTTGTCCTGGAGATTCTGTGACGAGAGGCCAGCTCTCTCCTGgtgctctctctcccctctcagctccttcacctcctctctcagctCCTTCAGTGCTACCATTACAGTGGTGGTCAAAAGTTGTACATACACTTGTAAAGAACATGAATGTCATGGCGTcttgagtttccagttatttctacaactctgatttttctctgatatagtgATTGGGAAACAGAtcttctttgtcacaaaaaacattcataagcttggttcttttatgacttttattATGGTAtactgaaaatgtgacaaaatcagCTGGGTCAAAATATACATACGCAATGCTAATATTTTGGTTACATGTCCgtgccatttttatttaattaggcGCTTTGGTAGCCACCACAAGCTTACTGGCAAGTTTCTGGTTGAATCTTTGACCACGTCCTCTTGACAGAATTGGTGCAGTTCAGTTAAATTTGTTGGCTTTCTGGCATggacttgttttctttcacgCATTATCCACATGTTCTCAATGGGGTTTAAGTCAGACTTTGGGAAGGCCATTCTAAAACCTTCATTCTAGCCTGATTTAGCCATTCCATTACCTTTGATGTGTGTTGGGGGTCCATTGTCCTGTTGGAAACCCAACGCGCCCAAGACCCACCTTCGGGCTGATGACGTTAGGTTTCTTGAAGAATTGAAGGTAATCCTCCTCTTCATTGTCCCATTGACTCTCTGTAACACCAGTTCCATTGGCAGCAAAACAGGCCCACAGCATAATACTACCATCACCCGTGCTTGATGGTAGGCATGGTGTTTCTTGCGGTTAAAGGTctcaccttttctcctccaaaCATATTGCTAAGCATTGTGGCCCAAACAGCTCCATTTTTGTTCATCTGACCACAGAACTTCCCTCCAGAAGGTCTATCTTTGTCCATGTGATCAGCAGCAAACTTTAGGTCGAGCCTTAAGGTGCCGCTTTGGAGCAAGGCTCCTTCTTGCACGGCAGCCTCTCTCATCCATGGCGATGCAAAACACGCTTGACTGTGGACACTGACACCTGTTTCCAGCAGCGCTAATTCTTGGCAGATCTGCGTTTTTGGTGCTCCTGGGTGACTCTCACCCTCCTGACCAgtttctctcagcagcaggtgacagcTTGCGTTTTCTTCCTGATCGTGGCAGTGAACAAACAGTGTCATGCACTTTAAACTTACAAACAATTGTTTGCACTGTGCTCTTTGAAACTGCAGCCTGCTGTGAAATGGCTCCAAGTGACTTCCTGACTTGTTCAAGTCAATGATTCCCTTTTCAGATCTGTGCTGAGCTCCTTTGACTTTTCCCATTGTAgcgtttgtgggtgtttttatcCAATGAGCCTTTAAATGCCGCAGAGAAGTCACCAGCTGTAGTCACTCATGATCACTCACAGGAAGTAAGAGGTCATGCTATGAAGCTCATGTCATTGACACAACTTTCTAAGTCTCCAAAATTGCTCATTCatgttgctgtatgtatatttttgacccaGCAGATTTGGTCACAATTTCAGTTTacccataataaagtcataaaagaaccaagcttcatgaatgttttgtgacaaagaaggatctgttccaatcactatatcagagaaaaatcagagtaactggaaactcaagacagccatgacattatgtttctttacaagtgtatgtaaactttgACCACCACGACGCGCTccttgtgctgctgcagctcctgatCCAGTCTTCAGGGTGTCAGCTCTGTCTTGTCCTTGTCTTTGTCCGGCTTCAGTCTGCTCACTCTCCGTGTTGGGCTCCAGGTCTCCTCCGGCTCGGCTGATGGTGAATCAGCCCTCACGGTACCAGTGTCTCGCCCAGCCACGTGAACTTCATCTCAGGCGGTGATGAATGTGGGGTGACTGGGGGTCGGGGCTGTTTCAGAGCTGGGGGGCTCACTCTTCTCAGAGGGCTGCTCAgcaggaggacaggtgaggtgaggggtggtggtgatgtCTGGCAGGTGGGGGTCATCAGGCGGGAGCACCTCAGTTGGGCTCTTCCTTTTAGGAGGGGAAAGTCCAGCGCAAACTGGCCTGAGGTTCCCCTGCACCAGTGACAGTCCCGTTCGTGTATATGACTGATGTCATGGGGGAGTCCGGTTCTTCTGCCTCTTTGACTTTTCAGTTTTCCCAGCCGTTACAGATCCCCTCTGTCTTCACGGAGGGGTAAGTGGGTTCTTATGGCAGAGTGCCATGCTAGTGGCGGCTCTGTGAAGAAGATCAGGTTGCGGGCGGCTCCCAGTTTTGTAGGAGTCAGAGAAGCCTGGCTCTTTCCTTCGCACTTTCTGTTGTATGCCGTCCTGGCACTCTCTTTTCAATCGTTGTGTGTACGAGAGAGGAACAGCTTCTGTATGTAAGAAGAGTTTATCTTCAGGagttcatgctgctgctgcttgctcTCGCTCTCACATGAAGgtttacagatggagacagagctaacagctaaccaACAAGATTGGAAGCCTTAGCAACGGTTACTAAGGagctggaacaacaacaaccatgCAGCCTCAGCAGAGCCCTGGACCCTCAGAGACAGCACATACAGAAGCTGTTCCTCTCTCGTACACACAAGATCTGAAAAATGAGAGTGCCAGGAAGGCAGAGACTTCTCTGACTCCTACAAAAATGGAGACGCCAGCAACCTGATCTTCTTCACAGAGCAGCCACTAGCATGGCACTCTGCCATAAAGACCCACTACCCCTCCGTGAAGAAAGAGGGGATCTGTAATGGCTGGAAACTGAAAGTCAAAGAGGCAGAAGAACCGGACTCCCCCATGACATCAGTCAACATATACAAGAACGGGACTGTCATGGTGCAGGGGAACCTCAGGCAGTTTGAGCTGGACTTTCCCCTCATAAAAGGAAGAGCCCAACTGGAGAAGTGCTCCCCGCCTGATGACACCCACACCCTGCCAGACACAACCACCACCTCAACCTCCACCTGTCCTCCTGCTGAGCAGCCCTCTGAGAAGAGTGAGCCCCCCAGCTCTGAACAGGCCCAGGACCCCCAGCTAACCCACATCATCACCGACATGAAGATGAAGTTCAGTGAGCTGGAGAGAGAACTGGTACAGCTGAGAGAGCTGATCAGCCATCAGCCGAGCCAGGAGGAGACCTGGAGCCTCAACACGGAGCTGAGCAGACTGAGGCAGGACAAAGACAAGGACAAGACAGAGCTGAGCAccctgaagactgagatcagagagctgcagcagcacaaggAGAGCTACAGtggtggtcaaaagtttacatacacttgtaaagaacataatgtcatggctgtcttgagtttccagttactctgatttttctctgatatagtgattggaacagatccttctttgtcacaaaaaacattcatgaagcttggttcttttatgactttattatgggtAAACTGAAATTGTGACCAAATCTGCtgggtcaaaaatatacatacagcaacatGAATGAGCAATTTTGGAGACTTAGAAAGTTGTGTCAATGACATGAGCTTCATAGCATGACCTCTTAACTTCCTGTGAGTGATCATGAGTGACTACAGCTGGTGACTTCTCTGAGGCCATTTAAAAAGGGCTCATTGgataaaaacacccacaaacgcTACAATGGGAAAGTCAAAGGAGCTCAGCACAGATCTGAAAAAGAGAATCATTGACTTGAACAAGTCAGGAAAGTCACTTGGAGCCAtttcaaagcagctgcaggttcAAAGAGCAACAGTGCAAACAATTGTTTGTAAGTATAAAGTGCATGGCACTGTTTTGTCACTGCCACGATCAGGAAGAAAACGCAAgctgtcacctgctgctgagagaaaacTGGTCAGGAGGGTGAAGAGTCAACCCAGGAGCACCAAAAAGCAGATCTGCCAAGAATTAGACGCTGCTGGAACACAGGTGTCAGTGTCCACAGTCAAGCGTGTTTTGCATCGCCATGGACTGAGAGGCTGCCGTGCAAGAAGGAAGCCCTTGCTCCAAAAGCGGCACCTTAAGGCTCGACTAAAGTTTGCTGCTGATCACATGGACAAAGATAAGACCTTCTGGAGGAAAGTTCTGTggtcagatgaaacaaaaatggagCTGTTTGGCCACAATGCTCAGCAATATGtttggaggagaaaaggtgagGCCTTTAACCCCAAGAACACCATGCCTACCATCAAGCACGGTGGTGGTAGTATTATGCTGTGGGCCTGTTTTGCTGCCAATGGAACTGGTGCTTTACAGAGAGTCAATGGGACAATGAAGAAGGAGGATTACCTTCAAATTCTTCAAGAAAACCTAAAGTCATCAGCCCGAAGGTTGGGTCTTGGGCGCAGTTGGGTGttccaacaggacaatgaccccaaacacacatcaaaagtgGTAATGGAATGGCTAAATCAGGCTAGAATTAAGGTTTTAGAATGGCCTTCCCAAAGTCCTGACTTAAACCCCATTGAGAACATGTGGATAATGCTGAAGAAACAAGTCCATGCCAGAAAGCCAACAAATTTAACTGAACTGCACCAATTCTGTCAAGAGGAGTGGTCAAAGATTCAACCAGAAACTTGCCAGAAGCTTGTGGATGGCTACCAAAAGCGcctaattgaaataaaaatggccaagggacatgtaaccaaatattagcattgctgtatgtatatttttgacccagctgattttgtcacattttcagtttacccataataaagtcataaaagaaccaagcttcatgaatgttttttgtgacaaagaaggatctgttccaatcactatatcagagaaaaatcagagttgtagaaataactggaaactcaagacagccatgacattatgttctttacaagtgtatgtaaacttttgaccaccaCTGTACATGGTAGCACTGAAGGagctgagagaggaggtgaaggagctgagagaggggagagagagcacCAGGAGAGAGCTGGCCTCTCTGTCACAGAAGCTCCAGGACAAAGACAGAGTCAGCCCAGGCCTGACAAGACAAACTCTGGATTCACACCTAGACCACAACCAGGATCCTGGGAGCACCACACAGAAGCACCAGGACCAAGAGGCTCCACCCACCCAGATCCACCAGAACCAAGAGGCTCCACCAACCCAGAGACACCAGGACCAAGAGGCTCCACCAACCCAGATCCACCAGAACCAAGAGGCTCCACCAACCCAGAGACACCAGGACCAAGAGGCTCCACCAACCCAGATCCACCAGAACCGAGAGGCTCCACCAACCCAGAGACACCAGGACCAAGAGGCTCCACCCACCCAGATCCACCAGAACCAAGAGGCTCCACCAACCCAGAGACACCAGAACCAAGAAGCTACACCCACCCAGCAGCTCCCCTCCAGTCACCAAACCAACACCACAGCCACACCCCTCCCCAGCCCACTGATTGACTCCACCCCTCGTCCACCCAGACTGGCACAGCAACCAGACATCGTCATCCTCATTGACTCCAATGGAAAGTtcttaaatgaaaagaaactgtTCCCCAAC includes:
- the LOC113745420 gene encoding apoptotic chromatin condensation inducer in the nucleus: MTSVNIYKNGTVMVQGNLRQFELDFPLIKGRAQLEKCSPPDDTHTLPDTTTTSTSTCPPAEQPSEKSEPPSSEQAQDPQLTHIITDMKMKFSELERELVQLRELISHQPSQEETWSLNTELSRLRQDKDKDKTELSTLKTEIRELQQHKESYMVALKELREEVKELREGRESTRRELASLSQKLQDKDRVSPGLTRQTLDSHLDHNQDPGSTTQKHQDQEAPPTQIHQNQEAPPTQRHQDQEAPPTQIHQNQEAPPTQRHQDQEAPPTQIHQNREAPPTQRHQDQEAPPTQIHQNQEAPPTQRHQNQEATPTQQLPSSHQTNTTATPLPSPLIDSTPRPPRLAQQPDIVILIDSNGKFLNEKKLFPNHKVAKLWCPNSQHAMELLSEERLGSPSHIIIHTGTNELRTQQERVSEPLRRMIEKASNTFPNSRVVISTLLPRKDFHPDTIHRINSSVSRDCVLKPNVHLAHHPTLDINCLYDHVHLFKNTVPIFAQTLKNVALNRDQSTPCRRSRLARSPPRPLPRPPPRRPDLPHPPPRRPHQNSYEPPHTRPEPLLPPRAPPQRHNQEPHP